Within Dysgonomonas sp. HDW5A, the genomic segment TCTTTTATTGTCTTGATTTTACTTTCAGCATCTGCTTGCTTTTTGCGTTCGGCATCTACCACATCAGCTTTTGCATTGGCTACAAACTTCTCATTCCCCAGCTTTTTCATAACTGAATTTAAGAAACCTTGTTGATATACCAAATCAGCCTCGAGTTTAGCAAGCTCAGCCTCAACATCAATATTATTACCCATAGGCACAGCAAATTCTGTTGTACCAACCAGAAATGACATTGCTTGAGGATTTTTCTCATTTACGGCTCTGATCTCTGTAATATTACCCATCTTAGCAATTACAGGATTATAAGCATCATTATGCTCTCCGATAATCTCCAATTCTAAAGAATCTTTATTCGGTATATTCTTTTGTAATCGGATAGTACGGATACCCGAAATAGTTTCCTTTACCTTTTCAAATGCATTCAAAAGATCGGTATCGACATTCTTAGCAGTTGGCATAAGAGCAACCATAATACTTTCCCCTTCTTTTCTTTCAGAAAGAGCCTGCCACAATTCTTCGGTTATGAATGGCATATAAGGATGTAACATTCTTAATAATGAATCAAAGAAATTCAGTGTTTCGTTATATGTCTTAGCATCAATCGGCTTTTGGTAAGCAGGTTTAATCATCTCTAAATACCAAGAAGAGAATTCATCCCAGAATAGTTTGTAAACAAGCATCAATGCTTCTGACAAACGATATTTTGAGAATAAATCATCTATTTCGGTAATTGTTTTAGACAATACATTATCAAACCATTTCACTGCAATAGCTGACGATTCGGGTTGTTCTATAGAGCTATCTACCTCCCACCCTTTTACTAGGCGGAAAGCATTCCATATCTTACTGTTAAAGTTGCGACCTTGCTCGCAAAGAGCTTCATCAAAAGGAATATCGTTTCCGGCAGGTGCTGTAAGCAATAATCCCATACGTACCCCATCAGCACCATATTTGGCAATCAGCTCAAGAGGATCGGGTGAGTTACCCAACTGCTTCGACATTTTACGTCCTTGCTTATCACGAACAATACCTGTAAAATATACATTCTGGAAACATGGTTTCTGACGATATTCGTACCCTGACATAATCATACGAGCCACCCAGAAGAAAATAATATCCGGACCTGTAACCAAATCACTTGTAGGGTAATAATATTCTATATCCTTATTATCCGGTTGATTTATTCCATCAAATACCGATATAGGCCACAACCACGATGAAAACCAAGTATCAAGACAATCTTCATCCTGACGAAGGTCTTCCATTTTCAGATTTGGATTCTTCTTTTGAGCTTCGATCAAGGCCAATTCGGGAGTCTCTGCAATTACATAACCGCCTTCGGGCAAGTAATAGGCAGGAATACGATGTCCCCACCAAAGTTGACGGCTGATACACCAATCTTTGATATTTTCCATCCAATGGCGATATGTGTTCTTATATCGTGCCGGATAGAATTTTATAGTATCGTTTTCAACTGCATCCAAAGCGGGTTTTGCTAGACCATCAATCTTCAAGAACCACTGCATAGACAGTTTAGGCTCGATAGGTACATTGGTACGCTCCGAGTAGCCTACTTTATTGGTATAGGCTTCGGCTTTTTCCAACAGTCCGGCATCCAACAAATCTTTTTCGATTTTCTTACGAACATCGAATCTGTCCATACCTTCGTATTGAAGCCCGTGCGCATTGAGAGATCCATCGTCATTGAAAATATCAAGAGCTTCCAGATTATGCTTTTCACCCAACATATAATCATTTACATCATGGGCCGGAGTCACTTTAAGGAAACCTGTTCCAAATTCCATATCGACATAATCATCTTCAATGATCGGCACAACACGATTTACAATAGGTACAATTACTTTCTTACCTTTCAGATGTGCTGTTTTCTCATCATTCGGATTGATACAAACAGCAACGTCACCAAAGATAGTTTCGGGGCGAGTGGTTGCTACAACTGCAAATCCATCTTCACCTTCAACTTTATATTTTAAATAATATAATTTACTGTTTTCTTCCTTGTGTATAACTTCTTCGTCAGACAAAGCTGTTTTGGCCGTAGGATCCCAGTTAACCATACGAACACCTCGATAGATAAGACCTTTTTTATAAAGATCAACAAATACCTTGAATACACTTTCGGAACGTTTCTCGTCTAATGTAAAACATGTACGTTCCCAATCGCACGAAGCTCCTAGTTTACGCAATTGCTGAAGAATAATTCCGCCATGTTCATCAGTCCACTCCCAAGCATGTTTCAAGAACTCGTCACGTGTAAGATCTTTCTTACTGATTCCCTGTGAAGCCAGTCGACCTACAACCTTAGCCTCTGTTGCAATAGATGCATGGTCGGTACCCGGAACCCAACAAGCATTTTTGCCCATCATACGTGCACGACGGACTAGTATATCCTGAATCGAATTGTTCAACATATGCCCCATATGAAGGACACCTGTGACATTGGGAGGAGGAATGACGACAGTAAACGGCTCGCGACTGTCTGGTTCTGAATGAAAAAGATTGTTCTTCATCCAATACTCATACCACTTATCCTCTACTTCCGCAGGATTATACTTACTTGCAATTTCCATAACTTAAAAATATTTTTCGAACTGCGAAAATACGAAAAATGTTTGTAGATAAATAAGGTCTCAGACCTTTTTATTGCTTTGACAAATATAATAACGATCAATAGTTATCACTTTTAGCTACAACATGAGATTTATAGTTTTACTTTGATGGCACACACCTTTTATGTTTTTTGTTTTGTGTGATTTTTTATTCTATATTTGATTCTTACAATATAATAAAGAACACATATGGAATATTCAGAACCTAAAGCATCTATTGATCAAGCCAGAGTAAATTTGTTTTTAGCTACTAACGGCAAAAAATTCTCTCCTTATCAATTGAATCAGATTATAGCTGAGCTACCAAATCTTACTGATGCTCAGTTCCAGGCTTTGCTGTCTCAAGACTTTAAAGATCCTACAATGATGCTGATTATATCTCTTTTGGGAGGTCTCTTAGGCATCGACAGGTTTATACTTAACGATACAGGATTGGGAGTGCTCAAATTACTGACCTGCGGAGGTTTTTATATTTGGATGATTATAGACTGGTTTATCATTCAAGATAGAACTAAGGAATATAATTATAATCTATTAGTTCAAACTGTAAATAGAATCAAGTAATATAGCCTTGAGATTCCATTCTCTGGTAATAAAATCACGCCAATACCCTTTCAATACAATCATAGCGATCCTTGCTATTATGGGAGGATATTTGGCGTTATTGTTCATGGACTATAATCTGCATCATGAACATATAACATCGTGTCCCTTTAAGTTGCTGACAAGTATCCCCTGCCCCGGATGTGGTATGGGACGGGCAACTCTCGCATTATTATCGGGAAATATTTCAGAATCTCTTTATTATAACATTCTGTGTATTCCCCTCAGCATGGTAATTGCACTCTCTTTATGCTGGCTCTTTTATGATCTGATAAGAGGTCGGGAAACTTTCTTCAAAACAATACGACGCCCTTTAAAGTTAAAATATAAGATTCCTCTTTTTGCAGTCCTTCTCATTACTTGGATCTTAAATATTGCCCATAAAATATAAGCAACTTTCCCCTGTTCTTTAACTAAAAGACACGCTCTATTTCACTAAATTTGCATGTGAGGAAAATCATTCACATAGATATGGATGCCTTTTATGCTTCTATTGAGCAAAGAGACAATGAGGAATATCAAGGCAAGCCACTTGCTGTAGGGTATGCCGGTGACAGAGGTGTGGTTGCCGCTGCCAGCTACGAGGCAAGGAAGTATGGAGTACGATCTGCCATGCCTTCTAAAACAGCTTTGAGAAAGTGTCCTCACTTGATCTTCGTTCCCGCCCGCTTCGATGTCTACAAATATGTTTCGAATCAGATTATGGATATATTCTTGGAGTATACCGACCTGGTTGAGCCTCTGTCGCTGGATGAGGCTTTTCTGGATGTAACCGAGAACCATAAAAACATTCCTTATGCCACTCAAATAGCTAAAGAGATCAAAAAGAAGATCTATGAAACTACCTCTCTAAACGCCTCTGCTGGGGTTTCATATAATAAGTTTCTAGCCAAAATAGCATCCGACTACAAAAAGCCCAATGCATTATTTGTAATCAGACCCAAAGATGCCGAAGCTTTTGTTGAAAGCTTGCCCATCGAACGTTTCTACGGAGTAGGTAAAGTAACTGCTCAAAAGATGCATCAACTAGGGATAAAAGACGGCTTAGAATTAAAATCGAGAAGCGAAACCGAATTAGTTGCCAATTTTGGAAAAGCAGGTCACATGTACTATATGAATGCACGAGCTATCGATGACCGCAAAGTAGAACCAAACAGAGAACGAAAGTCGGTAGGAGCGGAAAACACGTTCAGTAACGACATCGAATCGCTGGATGAACTTGCCATAGAACTGGATGAAATAGCCCAAGATGTAATCAATAGAGTTGAGAGAAGCGGATTTCTCGGACGTACAATTACCCTAAAAGCCAAATATGCTGATTTCAGAATAATTACACGAAGTAAAACTCTAATAGCCGCAGTTACCGACTATAGCACATTATACAATACAGGATTTGAATTAATGAAAGATATAGATCTTTCAGCCAAAGTACGCTTATTGGGTTTAAGTATAAAAAATGTAGATAACGTCATTTGGCACGATGCAATACAATTGTCTTTAGATTTTAAGGATTGGGATGATCTTAACCAACAGAAAGAATAATCCCGTGTTCTTCTGCCATTTTACGAATATTCAATATGGCATAACGCATTCTACCCAAAGCTGTGTTGATACTTATTCCGGTTTGTTCCGATATTTCTTTAAAGCTTAGTTCTTGGTAATATCTCATTTCGAGGACTTCACGCTGACTCGGAGGTAAGTAATGTATCAGCTTTTTCACATCTTCCAAGATCTGACTATAAATAAGCCTGTCCTCAATCGTATTATCGCATAGGTTTGCATTATTCAGTAAATCAATCTCAGTTTCATCATTAGAAACTGTATTCTCGCTTCTTTCCTGTCTGAAATAATCTATCACCAGGTTATGAGCAATACGCATTATCCATGCTCTAAACTTACCATTTTCGGTATATCGACCTTGCTTTATAGTTGTAATAGCTTTAATGAACGTTTCCTGGAAAACATCCTCCGCCATTTCTCTATTTCTTATTATAAAATATATGTAATTATATACATTCTTTTGATGACGAAGAAGAAGTTCATCAAAAGCTAGATTATTACCAATCGAATAAGAAATAACTAATTCTTCATCAGTCATGTCCTTTAATACATCCATTACTATATGTCTAAGTTACTATGAGTAATGATTTTTCGATAGGCTTTGTAATTTTGGTTTATAACTAAATACAAATTAATAGCATTTATCTCGTATTTGCAAATCTTTGACGGCTATTTTCCTGATATATTTTTAACTTTTCTTATTTGATTGCACAATTAAGGAGCTAATCTGTTAATTTCCCAATCGCCATTAACATTAGTATACTGAATTCTATCATGTAATCGACTTTTACGTCCTTGCCAGAATTCGACAAGAATAGGCCTTACCAAATAACCTCCCCAGTTATCAGGTCTTTTTACATCAACATCTGCAAATCTCTTCTCAAAATCAGCTACTAGCCCTTCTAAATATTCGCGGCTAGGAATAATCGAGCTTTGTGGAGAAGACCATGCACCCAATTTACTGCCAATAGGACGTCTTTCGAAGTAAGAATCGGATTCCTCCGGTAGTATCTTCTCAACTCGGCCTTCGATCCTCACCTGACGCTCCAGTTCGTTCCAGATGAAAGTCAATGCACAATTTGGATTCTCTTCTATTTGCTTAGCTTTTCGGCTATCGTAGTTTGTAAAAAACACAAAGCCTCCTTTTCTAATTTGTTTCAACAATACAACTCTTGACGATGGTTTCAAATCGAGTCCTACTGTTGCCAGATTCATTGCATTGGGCTCTAACACCTCGGCTTCCAGGCTTTCTTTAAACCAAATCTCAAACTGCTGAACCGGGTCCGGCAAAACATCTTGAGTGTCTAAGGTTTTCAGTGTAAAATCTCTTCGTAAATCTGATATATCAATCATTAGTTTTCTATTAAGTTCTTTTTAACTATCGATACATATTCAACTTGATTATTCAATGAATGATCAAGTAACAAGTTCAACACATTATCTACATTTTGTATAACCTCTATATTCTTTTCAACATTCAAATATATATCTTTTATTTCAAGAAAGTATATACACCTTATCATACATACCTACCCAGATAATACATTCAATTCTCATCAGCATCTGCTGTTTTCTGGAAAATACGATTGATCTGTAAAAACTAATGCAGAACAAGAACAATGCTTCCCCCATAGTTTACTTTTGCTAAAAAATAAAAAGCCGCTCCAAAACTTGGAACGGCTTTTTTATCAATTCTTTTTAACTGAATTACTCAGCATTCAAAGTAATACGTTTGAACTCAACAACTGTCAACTCTTTGTCTATAGATTGAAGATATTGTTCAATATTTTGTTTTGGGTTCTTAATGAACTCTTGTTGAAGAAGAGTAAACTCTTTGTAGAATTTAGTCAATGCACCTTCAGCAATTTTATCAATAAGATTTTCAGGCTTACCTGCTTCAAGAGCTTTTTCTTTTGCAAGATTCAATTCTCTTTGTTTGATTTCTTCCGATACATGCTCAGCTTTCAATGCTACAGGATTCATTGCTGCAATTTGCATAGCAACATCTTTTCCTACTTGAGCATCTACATTTGCCTTGTTGAAACCTACAATTGTTGCCAATTTGTTTCCTGGGTGTACATAAGCAACTACAGTTGGAGCAGTAATAGTTTCGTATGCACCAATTTCCATTTTCTCTCCTGTTATACCCATACGGTCTACAACAACATCAGAAATCTTACGACCTCCGATTTCAAGAGCATTTAAGGCATCCAAATTTGCAGGTTTATTAGCTAATGCCACATCTAAGATAGAAGTAGTCATACCAACAAACTCAGCGTTGATTGCAACGAAGTCAGTCTCACATCTTACTGCAACAATTGCAGCAAAATCATTGTTTGTACCAGCAAGTACACATCCTTCCGAAGCTTCACGATCGCCACGTTTTGCAGCAAAAGCTTGTCCTTTTTTACGGATTACTTCGATTGCTTTTTCGATATCACCCTCTGCTTCTGTCAATGCACTTTTACAATCCATCATACCCGCACCTGTTCTTTTACGAAGGTTTTGGATATCAGCCATAGTAATTGCCATATCTTTATATATTTTTGATTATTAATATTCTAGGTCTAAGACCTTTTTATTACTTTGGCAAGCATAATCTCGACTGGCAGTTATTACTTTCAAATACGATATTAAATACTTGCTTTTTCTTAAAAAAGCAAAAGGTCAAGAGTGAGCCCAAAAGATTTATCCCTTAGCACTTACTCTTAACCTTTAGTATAATTATTATTCTTCGTCTTTAACGAATTTGCTTGTAACAGCAGCTTTCAAAGCATCATCATCATCTTTAGATGTGCGTTCTTTTTTAGCTGTAGTTCTTTTGCGGTCTTTTTTAGCGCCGTCTTCTTGTGCTTCAGCTGCAGTACTGTCTGCTTTTTCTACTTTTCTTTCTTCCAAACCTTCTTTGATAGAATCGCAAAGGTGAGATAGAATTACTTCAATAGATTTAGAAGCATCATCATTTGCAGGGATAACAAAATCAATATCAGAAGGATCTGAGTTTGTATCTACCATAGCAAATACAGGAATACCCAAGCGTTGAGCTTCTTTAACTGCAATATTTTCTTTCAATACGTCAACGATAAACAAAGCTGCCGGTAAACGTGTAAGATCTTGGATAGAACCTAAATTCTTTTCAAGTTTAGCACGTTGACGAGTTACTTGAAGTTTTTCTCTTTTAGAAAGAGTATCGAATGTACCGTCTTTAATCATTTTGTCGATAGTCGACATTTTTTTCACAGCTTTACGGATAGTTGGGAAGTTGGTCAACATACCTCCTGGCCAACGCTCAATCACGTAAGGCATATTTATAGAAAGTGCCAGATCAGCAACAACTTCTTTCGCTTGCTTTTTAGTCGCAACGAATAAAATTTTCTTACCCGATCTTGCTATTTGTTTCATCGCAGCAGCAGCTTCATCAGCTTTTGCTATCGATTTGTAAAGGTCGATAATGTGAATGCCATTACGCTCCATAAAAATATAAGGAGCCATCGCCGGATTCCACTTTCTTTTTAAGTGTCCGAAGTGTACACCAGCTTCTAATAATTGGTCAAATTCTAATTTTGCCATTTTTGTTTTTTTAATGCGTTTACTTTCTTTTTCTGTAAATTGAATTGTCGGGTAGCTCTACTTATGAAGTCCCGTCAATTTAGATACTAAACGTAACTTTTGATCGATGTATCATCTACATCTATATTTCTACTCTCGCCTATGAACTTATGCAACCAAAAGCAAATGTCCGAGGGAGAAAGCCATATCCAAATTAACGTTTTGAGAATTGAAATTTCTTTCTTGCTTTAGGTTGTCCTGGTTTTTTACGTTCAACAACACGTGGATCACGAGTCATAAACCCTTCAGCTCTTAGAGCAGGTTTATCATCCGCATTGATCTTCACTAGAGCACGAGCAATACCTAGACGAGCAGCTTCTGCTTGACCTTTGTACCCACCACCGTTCAGATTAATCTTAATGTCATATTTCTCAGCAACACCTAATTTATTTAGAGGTTGGTTTACAACATATTGAAGAATTGTCGATGGAAAGTAATTTGCCAGTTCTCTTTTGTTGATAACAATTTTCCCAGTTCCTTCGCTTAGGTATACGCGTGCTACTGCAGCTTTGCGTCTTCCGATTGCATTTATTACTTCCATTGTTATTATTTAAGAGTGTTAATATCTATTACTTTTGGCTGTTGAGCATCATGTTTGTGCTCTGCTCCACCGTATACATAAAGATTTTTCAATAAAGCTGCACCTAATTTATTTTTAGGCAACATACCTTTAACTACTTTATGCATCAAACGATCTGCACCTTTACCCATCAAAACTTGAGGAGTTGTTTCACGTTGTCCACCTGGATAACCTGTATATCTCAAATATACGCGATCAGTCCATTTGTTACCTGTAAGAACTACCTTATCAGCGTTAATGATAACAACATTATCTCCACAATCAATATGGGGAGTAAAGCTTGGCTTGTACTTTCCTCTCAAAAGCATAGCCACCTTTGAAGCCAAACGGCCTAAAGTTTGACCTGATGCATCAATCACAACCCATTCTTTTTTAGCAGTTGCTTTGTTTGCAGAAATGGTCTTATAACTTAAAGTATCCACTTTCTTTATTTTTTTAATTTGGTTAATGACTTTTATTTGACAATATCGGTTTTACTTATTTACTAAGGACACTTATTAAGCAAACAACCAGCTATATATCAAATATTTATATTCACATTTATAATAATCGGCTCGCAAAGATACAGATTTCCTGCGAATTATCAAAAAAAGGAACAAGAAAGGTTGCACTAAATTATATAATGCAACCTTTCTAGACATTATAACCACACAGCAAATTCAATTCCAGGTTATTAGTATTGAAGATATAACTTCATTCCAGTCTTTAGAATGGCGAAAAAAACCAGGTTTAGTATGCTGGTATTTACTAAAGTCTGCTTCATTCAAAGTATTAAAATTCGAATAAGTTAAAGATTTGCCTTGATAATAAGGATTATCAAAAAACGTAGCAGTTAAACTATTATAACTTGAATTACTTGATTTAATCGTAACAGAAGTAAGAACATTATCAAATGACATAACTTGAGATACAGTCATTGGATAATAATTTAAATTATTAGCACCATTAGTGTTGGAAGCCGTAGTTCCCCCTAAAGGCATTAATGTAAAGGAAACCATTCTTCCCGAATAATTCGCCTTATCATACAGTTTAACTTCACAAGGAATCATAGGAGCAGCCCTCAATTTAGAAACAGAGTTCGTACCATCAAATCTTATACTTAACTCTTTTTGCAAATTCTCATAATCATCAAAATACTCATTTGGCTTATCTTTACTAACAAGAATTGCTACATTAGGTAATCCATTTATCTCTTCATAAATCTTGCCCACTTCCACATCTTCAAATACTGGAATTGAATCATTATCAAAATAGAATGGTGTAGAATACATTACTCCTTGATAAATAAACTCTAAATTGCCAGTCTCCTCAGAAGGCATACTTTTAGGGGCATTTTCAAAATCCTCATTAGAACATGCGATAAAGAAAAAAGTTCCTAATAAAATAAAGATTAATTTTTTCATGTTTGTAAGGTTTTAGTTATTAAATCAACATAAAATTGATATTTTACGAATATAATAAAAAAGTACCACCAAACAAATTACAAAATAAACATGTTACGTTTAGTCATATAAAATAAATAAAGGCCTGCACAATGCAAGCCCTTATTTCAGTCAAACTATATAAGTTCCGATTAATTTGATTTAGAATATAATAAATATCCGGCATTTTCGATATACGTTAATGCATATCCGGCATCAACTTTAGAATCTTCTCTCATTACTCTGAACCAAATACTTTTAGTTACATCAGTATCTAAATTAGAAGGTTGAAGAGCTCTTCTTAAAGAAGTCATATCAGCAACAATCATTTTATCCTCAGTTTTTGTAGTCGTCCCTACAGCTGTTCCACTTTTAGTCAAAACAACATCTACAATAGCGGCATTATCAGGTAGAGCTGTTTTATTCTTCCGCACCTGCTTAGTTGCATCATAATAAAATCTAGCAGTCAAAACTTCTCCATCTTTTAACCCTGCAGTATAGCTAAACAACCATCTGTCTGAAAAGAAATTATTTGATGAGTACTTATTCAGATTAAATGTTTTAAAAAATGCTGAATTTGCCTGCTTTGTAGTATCCACAACTTGAATATTAATATTTTTTTGATCAGCTACGGGGAACGACTCTCCTTCTGCCACTGTAGCATATTCAGCCATTAACACATTACCCGAGACTACATTATTACTATTAACTTTATATGTTAGTAATACAGCATCATCTTTACCATATGTAGAGATACCATCCCAAGTTACGTACATTCCCTGATTTAGACCGCTACCTACTGCAGCATATTTTACCCCATTATCAGCAATATTTATGACCCCAAACTCTCTGGTTCCTTGATAGGTTGACTCGTTATCTCCTAAGCACGAAGGTAAAATAATGGCTAACATAGCCACTGCACACACATATAAAAATGTCTTTCTCATGATTAATTAAGTATTTTATTATTATTCATATTATTTATTCTTAATACATCGTACCCATATCTCTAAAAACCAAACTTCAATCCAAGATTAAAGTTAAACAGCCACTTACGATCCGAAAATATAGTTTCATATTCATTATTTGCCTGAAAATAATAAGCTCCCCCAAAGGCTGTATAAACAGATAGCTTATTATACAACGGATAAGAGATACCCATCAATGCCGTAGCTGAAAATTGAGGTCTACTTTGAGATATGTTACGCTTCGACGAACGTTCCGAATTTAATAGATCATCAATACTACTCTTACTCTCTATTCGCCCGTAGAAATCTTTCTGAATCATTCCTCCCAGCGATGTGTAAAATTGAGCCTTCTTCCATTCTGCAAGCTTATAATTTACAGATAATGGAATACCGAAGTAGTGAAAATATTGTTGATCATTCTGATTGTATTCCGACTGCCCGTCCATTCTGATTCTGGCAGAAACATAAGTATAAACAATACCACTTTCAAGAGATATCTTATTGGTTAGTTTCTTATTCACAGCTACCCCGAAAGAGACGGGCTGATTATGTTCCAACCTGAACTGCTGGCTTCTTAGAGTATAAATTCCATCAGAAGCTAAAGCGGCATTCGCATATCGAAATGTGTTTGCAACATCATTCGATTTAGAAAAACCTCCTCCTCCACCAACACCAATAGCAATACCCTTAGAACCATCACCTTTCTTCTCTGATTTTACCCGGGTATTATTATCTGCTAATATATTTTTCGATTCATCCCCTGCGGCAGCAAATGCTTCAATTTTAGATTTTAATTCACGCTCAAAGTCCGGATCTTTCGGCTGAAAGTTTTCTTGTTTTGCAGCATCAGCAACATAAATATCTTGCACATCCTGTACTCTATTTTCTGCTATTGTATTCTCAACAGGAGCAACACCCTCTGAGGATATACTTCCTGACAATTTCCCGGCAGACGAGACAGTTTTCGTTTTAGCAACGAACTGACCAGAGGTAGTAGCCAACAAACTCAAAGTCGGTTGAGT encodes:
- a CDS encoding valine--tRNA ligase, whose product is MEIASKYNPAEVEDKWYEYWMKNNLFHSEPDSREPFTVVIPPPNVTGVLHMGHMLNNSIQDILVRRARMMGKNACWVPGTDHASIATEAKVVGRLASQGISKKDLTRDEFLKHAWEWTDEHGGIILQQLRKLGASCDWERTCFTLDEKRSESVFKVFVDLYKKGLIYRGVRMVNWDPTAKTALSDEEVIHKEENSKLYYLKYKVEGEDGFAVVATTRPETIFGDVAVCINPNDEKTAHLKGKKVIVPIVNRVVPIIEDDYVDMEFGTGFLKVTPAHDVNDYMLGEKHNLEALDIFNDDGSLNAHGLQYEGMDRFDVRKKIEKDLLDAGLLEKAEAYTNKVGYSERTNVPIEPKLSMQWFLKIDGLAKPALDAVENDTIKFYPARYKNTYRHWMENIKDWCISRQLWWGHRIPAYYLPEGGYVIAETPELALIEAQKKNPNLKMEDLRQDEDCLDTWFSSWLWPISVFDGINQPDNKDIEYYYPTSDLVTGPDIIFFWVARMIMSGYEYRQKPCFQNVYFTGIVRDKQGRKMSKQLGNSPDPLELIAKYGADGVRMGLLLTAPAGNDIPFDEALCEQGRNFNSKIWNAFRLVKGWEVDSSIEQPESSAIAVKWFDNVLSKTITEIDDLFSKYRLSEALMLVYKLFWDEFSSWYLEMIKPAYQKPIDAKTYNETLNFFDSLLRMLHPYMPFITEELWQALSERKEGESIMVALMPTAKNVDTDLLNAFEKVKETISGIRTIRLQKNIPNKDSLELEIIGEHNDAYNPVIAKMGNITEIRAVNEKNPQAMSFLVGTTEFAVPMGNNIDVEAELAKLEADLVYQQGFLNSVMKKLGNEKFVANAKADVVDAERKKQADAESKIKTIKETIQSLKK
- a CDS encoding TM2 domain-containing protein, with amino-acid sequence MEYSEPKASIDQARVNLFLATNGKKFSPYQLNQIIAELPNLTDAQFQALLSQDFKDPTMMLIISLLGGLLGIDRFILNDTGLGVLKLLTCGGFYIWMIIDWFIIQDRTKEYNYNLLVQTVNRIK
- a CDS encoding DUF2752 domain-containing protein; the encoded protein is MRFHSLVIKSRQYPFNTIIAILAIMGGYLALLFMDYNLHHEHITSCPFKLLTSIPCPGCGMGRATLALLSGNISESLYYNILCIPLSMVIALSLCWLFYDLIRGRETFFKTIRRPLKLKYKIPLFAVLLITWILNIAHKI
- the dinB gene encoding DNA polymerase IV, whose translation is MDAFYASIEQRDNEEYQGKPLAVGYAGDRGVVAAASYEARKYGVRSAMPSKTALRKCPHLIFVPARFDVYKYVSNQIMDIFLEYTDLVEPLSLDEAFLDVTENHKNIPYATQIAKEIKKKIYETTSLNASAGVSYNKFLAKIASDYKKPNALFVIRPKDAEAFVESLPIERFYGVGKVTAQKMHQLGIKDGLELKSRSETELVANFGKAGHMYYMNARAIDDRKVEPNRERKSVGAENTFSNDIESLDELAIELDEIAQDVINRVERSGFLGRTITLKAKYADFRIITRSKTLIAAVTDYSTLYNTGFELMKDIDLSAKVRLLGLSIKNVDNVIWHDAIQLSLDFKDWDDLNQQKE
- a CDS encoding RNA polymerase sigma factor; translated protein: MDVLKDMTDEELVISYSIGNNLAFDELLLRHQKNVYNYIYFIIRNREMAEDVFQETFIKAITTIKQGRYTENGKFRAWIMRIAHNLVIDYFRQERSENTVSNDETEIDLLNNANLCDNTIEDRLIYSQILEDVKKLIHYLPPSQREVLEMRYYQELSFKEISEQTGISINTALGRMRYAILNIRKMAEEHGIILSVG
- the pdxH gene encoding pyridoxamine 5'-phosphate oxidase; this translates as MIDISDLRRDFTLKTLDTQDVLPDPVQQFEIWFKESLEAEVLEPNAMNLATVGLDLKPSSRVVLLKQIRKGGFVFFTNYDSRKAKQIEENPNCALTFIWNELERQVRIEGRVEKILPEESDSYFERRPIGSKLGAWSSPQSSIIPSREYLEGLVADFEKRFADVDVKRPDNWGGYLVRPILVEFWQGRKSRLHDRIQYTNVNGDWEINRLAP
- the tsf gene encoding translation elongation factor Ts; its protein translation is MAITMADIQNLRKRTGAGMMDCKSALTEAEGDIEKAIEVIRKKGQAFAAKRGDREASEGCVLAGTNNDFAAIVAVRCETDFVAINAEFVGMTTSILDVALANKPANLDALNALEIGGRKISDVVVDRMGITGEKMEIGAYETITAPTVVAYVHPGNKLATIVGFNKANVDAQVGKDVAMQIAAMNPVALKAEHVSEEIKQRELNLAKEKALEAGKPENLIDKIAEGALTKFYKEFTLLQQEFIKNPKQNIEQYLQSIDKELTVVEFKRITLNAE
- the rpsB gene encoding 30S ribosomal protein S2; translation: MAKLEFDQLLEAGVHFGHLKRKWNPAMAPYIFMERNGIHIIDLYKSIAKADEAAAAMKQIARSGKKILFVATKKQAKEVVADLALSINMPYVIERWPGGMLTNFPTIRKAVKKMSTIDKMIKDGTFDTLSKREKLQVTRQRAKLEKNLGSIQDLTRLPAALFIVDVLKENIAVKEAQRLGIPVFAMVDTNSDPSDIDFVIPANDDASKSIEVILSHLCDSIKEGLEERKVEKADSTAAEAQEDGAKKDRKRTTAKKERTSKDDDDALKAAVTSKFVKDEE
- the rpsI gene encoding 30S ribosomal protein S9: MEVINAIGRRKAAVARVYLSEGTGKIVINKRELANYFPSTILQYVVNQPLNKLGVAEKYDIKINLNGGGYKGQAEAARLGIARALVKINADDKPALRAEGFMTRDPRVVERKKPGQPKARKKFQFSKR
- the rplM gene encoding 50S ribosomal protein L13, with translation MDTLSYKTISANKATAKKEWVVIDASGQTLGRLASKVAMLLRGKYKPSFTPHIDCGDNVVIINADKVVLTGNKWTDRVYLRYTGYPGGQRETTPQVLMGKGADRLMHKVVKGMLPKNKLGAALLKNLYVYGGAEHKHDAQQPKVIDINTLK